In bacterium, one DNA window encodes the following:
- a CDS encoding flavin reductase family protein: MAKIEVPFDRHIPLLLQSLSGEGALLVSSDKEGRPNAMTIGWAQIGIIWGRRIMSVMVRPSRYTYQCLEVSRDFTVCVPYPDQTDEVMFCGTQSGRDHDKFAECGFTAVPSDGLKAPYIDECGVCYQCQVVNHADFVPEHIMPDICSQCYGSGDYHRIYFGQILKVVADEDVAARMR, from the coding sequence ATGGCCAAGATCGAGGTTCCGTTTGACCGGCACATTCCGCTGCTGCTGCAGTCGCTGTCCGGCGAAGGCGCCCTGCTGGTGTCGAGTGACAAGGAGGGCCGGCCCAACGCCATGACGATCGGCTGGGCCCAGATCGGCATCATCTGGGGCCGCCGCATCATGAGCGTCATGGTTCGCCCCTCGCGCTACACCTACCAGTGCCTTGAGGTCAGCCGCGACTTCACGGTCTGCGTGCCCTACCCCGACCAGACCGATGAGGTGATGTTCTGCGGCACGCAGAGCGGTCGCGATCACGACAAGTTCGCCGAGTGCGGCTTCACCGCCGTGCCGTCCGATGGCCTCAAAGCCCCCTACATTGACGAGTGTGGCGTGTGCTATCAGTGTCAGGTCGTCAACCACGCCGACTTCGTGCCCGAGCACATCATGCCCGACATCTGCAGCCAGTGCTACGGCAGCGGCGACTACCACCGCATCTACTTCGGGCAGATCCTGAAGGTCGTGGCGGATGAGGACGTGGCGGCGCGGATGAGGTAG